Proteins co-encoded in one Rhopalosiphum maidis isolate BTI-1 chromosome 2, ASM367621v3, whole genome shotgun sequence genomic window:
- the LOC113554961 gene encoding protein-S-isoprenylcysteine O-methyltransferase isoform X2: MMFRGHQLLSIDYTTLFVCAQALFLGLAMAAGLLISIQAPASWKPFGWYICVMAIFHYSEFLSIAVCNPKTLTSSSFMLNHSIAYGVAATTSWLEYLLWHYFLPDMKAIHEISYFGLVLCAFGEMLRKSAIWTARDNFTHLVQQEKAQTHILVTHGVYSWFRHPSYVGWFYWSIGTQIVMINPVCVVAYALASWKFFKDRIYYEEITLLNFFGEDYISYQEKVGIGLPFIKGFVVTRDNE; this comes from the exons atgatGTTCAGAGGTCACCAACTACTGAGTATTGACTATACTACCCTATTT GTTTGTGCCCAGGCTTTATTCTTGGGTTTGGCTATGGCTGCAGGATTGTTGATCTCGATCCAAGCACCAGCCTCATGGAAGCCTTTTGGATG gtacatatgtgTGATGGCCATATTTCATTACTCAGAGTTCCTCAGCATAGCCGTGTGTAATCCTAAAACTCTAACGTCTTCATCGTTCATGTTGAATCACAGTATTGCGTATGGTGTAGCTGCCACAACCAGTTGGCTGGAATATTTACTGTGGCATTACTTCTTACCTG aTATGAAAGCTATTCATGAAATTAGTTACTTTGGTCTTGTGCTATGCGCTTTTGGAGAAATGTTGAGAAAAAGTGCCATATGGACTGCTAGAGACAATTTCACGCATTTAGTGCAACAAGAAAAAGCACAGACACATATACTGGTCACACATGGTGTATACTCATGGTTCAGACATCCTAGTTATGTTGGATGGTTTTACTGGTCAATAGGCACACAg atcgTTATGATCAATCCTGTGTGCGTGGTGGCATATGCTCTGGCCAGCTGGAAATTCTTCAAGGATCGAATCTACTACGAGGAAATCACGCTCTTGAATTTCTTTGGAGAAGATTACATATCATATCAGGAAAAAGTCGGGATTGGCTTACCATTCATTAAGGGATTTGTGGTGACCCGTGACAATGAATAA
- the LOC113554961 gene encoding protein-S-isoprenylcysteine O-methyltransferase isoform X1: MISKNGIVSVYGFLLGLSVLFVLLLIQNNILLDIYTDLTIVNPLHLFIVYAAISNVLVRVINRGITYKVCAQALFLGLAMAAGLLISIQAPASWKPFGWYICVMAIFHYSEFLSIAVCNPKTLTSSSFMLNHSIAYGVAATTSWLEYLLWHYFLPDMKAIHEISYFGLVLCAFGEMLRKSAIWTARDNFTHLVQQEKAQTHILVTHGVYSWFRHPSYVGWFYWSIGTQIVMINPVCVVAYALASWKFFKDRIYYEEITLLNFFGEDYISYQEKVGIGLPFIKGFVVTRDNE; the protein is encoded by the exons atgatttcaaaaaatggTATCGTTAGTGTTTACGGTTTTCTGTTGGGCTTGTCTGTCTTGTTCGTGTTGTTGTTAATCCAAAATAACATCTTGCTGGATATCTACACGGACCTTACTATTGTGAACCCGTTGCATTTGTTTATTGTGTATGCAGCTATTTCCAATGTCTTGGTACGCGTTATAAACAGAGGTATCACTTATAAA GTTTGTGCCCAGGCTTTATTCTTGGGTTTGGCTATGGCTGCAGGATTGTTGATCTCGATCCAAGCACCAGCCTCATGGAAGCCTTTTGGATG gtacatatgtgTGATGGCCATATTTCATTACTCAGAGTTCCTCAGCATAGCCGTGTGTAATCCTAAAACTCTAACGTCTTCATCGTTCATGTTGAATCACAGTATTGCGTATGGTGTAGCTGCCACAACCAGTTGGCTGGAATATTTACTGTGGCATTACTTCTTACCTG aTATGAAAGCTATTCATGAAATTAGTTACTTTGGTCTTGTGCTATGCGCTTTTGGAGAAATGTTGAGAAAAAGTGCCATATGGACTGCTAGAGACAATTTCACGCATTTAGTGCAACAAGAAAAAGCACAGACACATATACTGGTCACACATGGTGTATACTCATGGTTCAGACATCCTAGTTATGTTGGATGGTTTTACTGGTCAATAGGCACACAg atcgTTATGATCAATCCTGTGTGCGTGGTGGCATATGCTCTGGCCAGCTGGAAATTCTTCAAGGATCGAATCTACTACGAGGAAATCACGCTCTTGAATTTCTTTGGAGAAGATTACATATCATATCAGGAAAAAGTCGGGATTGGCTTACCATTCATTAAGGGATTTGTGGTGACCCGTGACAATGAATAA
- the LOC113554962 gene encoding cysteine-rich DPF motif domain-containing protein 1, with protein MFVKQEHPLNVNPEAKLNNENSKNEDSDETETPDNKPEETKIVNTETEPVVEERPIFVCKNCNLIERYDCFNDHVSFNRKVGTKVDYYLARDPFSPRSKRQFLILGSVCSMCDKDVCIKPECSIFYSKFFCSSCARKYISNFPSSVQEKIKTTKRI; from the exons atgtttgtcaAACAAGAACATCCTTTAAATGTAAACCCAGAAGCAAAACTAAATAATGAGAATAGTAAAAATGAAGATTCTGATGAAACTGAAACTCCCGATAATAAACCCGAAGaaactaaaatagttaatactga aacagAACCAGTAGTTGAAGAGAGGCCGATTTTTGTGTGCAAAAACTGCAATCTAATAGAACGATATGATTGTTTTAATGATCACGTATCATTTAATCGCAAGGTTGGAACAAAAGTGGACTATTATTTAGCAAGAGATCCATTTTCTCCACGCAGCAAAAGGCAATTCTTAATTTTAGGATCGGTATGTTCTATGTGTGACAAAGACGTTTGTATAAAGCCTGAAtgcagtatattttattcaaagttTTTCTGTTCTTCTTGtgcaagaaaatatatttcaaatttcccTTCTAGTGttcaagaaaaaattaaaacaacaaaaagaatttag
- the LOC113553197 gene encoding TAR DNA-binding protein 43-like, with protein sequence MYVQVSASENSDPIDMPTEDDNSLLLSTLEAQYPGIIGLKYRVNNRLRIVRLNEGKLYPPEDGWLDRMYLCNFRNTPTEKRKHSEIDDCNKAEDDNSVSDMDLVVLGLPWKVTEEDLKKYFTKFGQVEYTQIKTDLNGKSKGYGFVRFKHKKSQVRVMLERHNIEGRWCDVRIPNSKDKHVNKVPRKVFIGQVSEEVDEEALKNYFIKFGEISDLFLPRPHRGFAFVTFTDPLSAQKVIGKDHKVGDCSVVCTEAIPKKEMAPKWNDYDSRDRVKDRRRDRSPNQPQAWSQDNIWDYDQEYYDRLYSRGSGHQSVNNSYTNDKNINSDMVAAAVNKAVMGVIGNLKGQGNQGDKLPGTDDWWMRR encoded by the coding sequence ATGTATGTGCAAGTATCAGCAAGTGAAAACAGTGATCCCATTGATATGCCTACAGAAGATGACAACAGTCTTCTATTATCTACTTTAGAAGCACAATATCCTGGGATAATTGGTTTGAAGTATCGTGTTAATAATAGGTTACGTATAGTACGTCTCAATGAAGGTAAATTGTACCCTCCTGAAGATGGCTGGTTAGATCGTATGTATTTGTGTAATTTTCGTAATACACCTACAGAAAAACGTAAGCACAGTGAAATTGATGATTGTAATAAGGCAGAAGATGATAACAGTGTTTCTGATATGGATTTGGTTGTACTGGGTTTACCATGGAAGGTAACTGAAGaggatttgaaaaaatatttcaccaaATTTGGTCAAGTAGAATATACTCAAATTAAGACTGATCTTAATGGTAAATCAAAAGGGTATGGATTTGTCAGGTTTAAGCACAAGAAGTCTCAAGTCCGTGTTATGCTTGAACGACACAACATTGAAGGTCGGTGGTGTGATGTACGTATACCAAATAGTAAAGACAAACATGTAAATAAAGTTCCGCGTAAGGTATTTATAGGTCAAGTGTCTGAAGAAGTGGATGAAgaagcattaaaaaattattttatcaaatttggaGAAATatcagatttatttttacccaGGCCACATAGAGGTTTTGCATTTGTGACGTTTACTGACCCTCTATCAGCTCAAAAAGTTATTGGTAAAGATCATAAAGTTGGCGATTGCAGTGTAGTATGTACAGAAGCTATACCAAAAAAAGAAATGGCTCCCAAATGGAATGATTATGATAGTAGAGACAGAGTTAAGGATAGGAGAAGAGACCGATCTCCCAATCAGCCACAAGCCTGGTCCCAAGATAACATATGGGACTATGATCAGGAATACTATGACCGGCTATATAGCCGAGGAAGTGGGCATCAATCAgtcaataatagttatacaaatgataagaatataaattcagACATGGTAGCAGCTGCAGTAAACAAAGCAGTAATGGGAGTAATTGGAAATTTGAAAGGACAGGGTAATCAAGGTGATAAATTACCGGGAACTGATGATTGGTGGATGAGGAGATGA